In Hyphomicrobiales bacterium, the sequence TGCTGAAATTCGTGACGAAATTTATAAGAATATGCGCCGCAAGCATGGGGATCGGCAGAATTATGAGATTTCTTGCTTAAATTTGGGACTCTGAGACATTGACGAGCGCGCCGCGACGTGGAAATCGTTTTGGTTTCCGGCTTCCATTGTCTGGCTTTGTGATGAGAATCAACGAACCACAGTATGATCAGGAGGCTGCGACGGTAGGCGACGCCGGCACAGGGGCGCTCGTGAGTGCCGCAATCGTGCTGTCGATCGGGTCCATGCTTTCCGGAGGCATCGTCGGTTTGCTCTTCGCTGGGGCCGTGGATGCCGTCCTTCTGATTGTTCCAAGCCTATTTCTAGGAGGATTGGTCGGGTGGCGTATGCGCACGCTCATGTAAGACTTCTGCTATCAGAGTTGGTTTTTGTCTCTGCGAAATCAGGAATAAAATTCGTTTGAGGTGATGTTTTGATGATTTATAATTGTATATTCATTTTCGGCTTTTATATTTAAGTTTGTTTTTCTGTTGGATTTTGATAAGTTTTTAGAAATTTATGCTTTGATATTACATGTGTTTCATTTTAAAGTAATTTCAATTATGATATTGTAAATTTAATTATAAAGTATAGTTATATATTTTTTATGTATGATGCTATTTTATTGAAGTCTGGTCGTATTCTTGTTTCTGTAGTGCGTTTTGCCGTATTTTGGGAGAAGGCTGTGGTTGAGGAAAATGAAACGCTGGCTGGTCTCGTCGCTGACATTGTTTCCGCCTATGTCTCGAACAACAGCGTGCCTGCCGTCGAGCTTCCGAGCTTGATTGCGGCGACCTACGCCGCAATGACGGGGTTGGGCTCTGAGGTGGCTGCGCCGGCGATCGAAGAGAGGCCTGTGCCCGCGGTCGCGATCAAGAAGTCGATTGCGGCAGAGTACCTTGTCTGCCTTGAGGACGGGAAGAAATTCAAGTCGTTGAAGCGGCACCTTCGCACCGCCTACGGCATGTCGCCCGACCAGTATCGGGCACGCTGGGGCCTTCCGTCCGATTATCCGATGGTTGCGCCGGCATATGCCGAAGCGCGCTCGAACCTGGCCAAGAAAATGGGCCTCGGCCAGCAAAGGCGGAAGGCGTCCAGGGGCAAGGCGGCCTGATCCATCGAAATTGCGAAGGAAAGCCAGCTCTACGATCTGGCTTTTCGTAGAGCCGTGCTATCGGTGAGATCGCTTCTGTGATCGGATCGTAATTTCATCCTCGCGATTTGATCAGTATTGGGCGTGGATGGCCGCAATACGAATTCCTGTGCGGCATATCTGGAAGGTCGTGAGCGCGGGCTGCTTCGGAAGTTCATCTGGCCCGGCGGTGGCAGGCCTTCATGCCGCTAGAAATCCGCAGGGCCACCAGAGACGGCGCATGAGAAGGGCTGCGAACGCTGGGATTTCACGGCGCTCCTGCCGACGTTCCGCGCACGGAGAACAATCAGCGCTTTGCCGAAGACTATCATGCCTATGATGTGCCGCTGAGCGCGTCGATGCAGATCTCCGACGCAAGCATCCGGGTTGGGCAGGAGTCGGTCGTCAGCCACGGTTCTGATCTCAACGGTTGGCAGCGCCCGGGCTTCCGTCGACTGCCCCTGCGCGACGGGTGTCGCTCGCTCATCCTCGGATCGTCCCCGCTCATGCGGGGCGTCGGCAGCGTCATCGAGTCGGATTTTGTAAATATAAAATCAGATACTATAGATTAAATTCTCTATATTGATTTCGTAATTAGAATATATCTGAAATTATAAATGTATTCTTCGATGAGATTTGAAATTCAATAAATTTTAAATTGCAGAAATATTGAGATTCAACTTGCGAATCTCGCTTCGTCACGATTAGACGTCCCAGTAAAAGACTGGGGTTATCCAATGAATAAAAATTCGAAACTGGCCTTCCTCGCGACGCTTCTGTCGTCGACGGGGTTTTCCATCGCCCAAGCGCAAACGGTGCCGGCCGATGGCCGGTCTGCAGAGCAGCCGATCGCGCTGGACCAGATCACGGTCACGGCGACGCGCAGTGAAAAGCAGGTGCTCGACGTGCCCGGCACGGTCAATGTCATCTCGCGCCAGGAACTCGATGAACGCATCACCCGCGACACGCAGGATCTCGTGCGCTACCAGCCGGGCGTCAGCGTCAATCGCCAGACCACCAGCACCGATCCGTTCGGCAATTACGGCGGCTTCACGATTCGTGGCGTCGGCGGCAACCGCGTTCAGATGCAGGTCGATGGTTCACGCGTGCTGGAGCGCGTGACCGACGGAAACCGCGATTTCGTCGATCTGCCCTTCCTGAAGAGCGTCGAGATCGTGCGGGGGCCCGGATCGGTGCTGTGGGGCGCCGATGCATTGGGCGGTATCGTCGCCTATCGCACGCTCGATCCGGAGGATCTGCTCAAGGGCAAGGACAAGCCCTACGCCGTCCGGCTCAACAGCAGCTATGACAGCCTGGATCGATCGTTCGTGAAGACGGGAATCGCGGCCTATCGCTTCTCGCCGATGCTGGAAGCCATCGTCGGCGTCAGTCACAAGACCGGAGGGGAGGCGAAGCTGACCAACGCCCGCGCGGATGGCGGGCGCTGGGGGTGCCCGGTGCCGACCTTGCGCTTCCTGCCTTGCGACCAGCTGAATCCGCTCGACGTCACGGTCTGGAACATGTTCGGCAAGATCGTCTTCAAACCGACGACCGATCACACCTTCAAACTGACCGGAGAATACTACGATAACGATTCGACCGTGAATCAGCTCCACAACTACAATGTCGTCAGCT encodes:
- the ros gene encoding Transcriptional regulatory protein ros: MVEENETLAGLVADIVSAYVSNNSVPAVELPSLIAATYAAMTGLGSEVAAPAIEERPVPAVAIKKSIAAEYLVCLEDGKKFKSLKRHLRTAYGMSPDQYRARWGLPSDYPMVAPAYAEARSNLAKKMGLGQQRRKASRGKAA
- a CDS encoding hypothetical protein (Evidence 5 : Unknown function) — translated: MQISDASIRVGQESVVSHGSDLNGWQRPGFRRLPLRDGCRSLILGSSPLMRGVGSVIESDFVNIKSDTID
- a CDS encoding hypothetical protein (Evidence 5 : Unknown function), translating into MLAAHILINFVTNFSNYFCLNHHYC
- a CDS encoding Undecaprenyl-phosphate N-acetylglucosaminyl 1-phosphate transferase, whose translation is MTSAPRRGNRFGFRLPLSGFVMRINEPQYDQEAATVGDAGTGALVSAAIVLSIGSMLSGGIVGLLFAGAVDAVLLIVPSLFLGGLVGWRMRTLM